GACCGCCCTGAACGAGGACGCGCTGTCACGCTTCAGGCGCGAGCATCTGGGCATCGTCTTCCAGGCCTTTCATCTCATCCCGACCATGACGGCCGTTGAAAACGCGGCCCTGCCCTTGGAATTCGCCCATCATCCAAAGGCCAGAAGCCGGGCTCTGGAGGCGCTGGAACAGGTCGGGCTCGGCCATCGCGCCGGACATTATCCTTCACAGCTTTCCGGCGGCGAGCAGCAGCGCGTGGCCCTGGCCCGCGCCTTTGCCGCGCGGCCGCGGATCATCCTGGCCGACGAGCCCACGGGCAACCTCGACGAGGAAACCGGGGCGCGGGTTATGGAACTGCTTTTTACGCTGCAGGCCGAAGAGAATGCGACCCTGGTCCTGGTCACCCATGACCGCTCCCTGGCCAAACGCTGCGACCGGGTGGCCTCCATG
This DNA window, taken from Desulfomicrobium sp. ZS1, encodes the following:
- a CDS encoding ABC transporter ATP-binding protein → MNVSSSVVLSDVHLTLTAGSGPVNILNGITLRVGQGETLAVVGPSGSGKTTMLMLMAGLERPTSGQVQVAGVDLTALNEDALSRFRREHLGIVFQAFHLIPTMTAVENAALPLEFAHHPKARSRALEALEQVGLGHRAGHYPSQLSGGEQQRVALARAFAARPRIILADEPTGNLDEETGARVMELLFTLQAEENATLVLVTHDRSLAKRCDRVASMHSGRMEA